The Ruminococcus bovis genome includes a region encoding these proteins:
- a CDS encoding class II fructose-bisphosphate aldolase has protein sequence MLSDIRYWERKATEGHYAIPHFNVWNAEMLMGVIDAAEELRAPIIISFGTGFTGNTSFEDFCYMMDSMAKKATVPVIEHWDHGRNMTILQNAVNHCMNSVMRDASALPYEENVAEIKRCVDYFHAYNIPVEAELGHVGNETVYEEALSEYQYTDPTKAKEFVERTGCDSLAVAIGNVHGVYSSEPKLAFDVLEAVAKEVDVPLVLHGASGIGDEDIKKAISLGIAKINIHTELCQAAMEAVNAHKDEPFLAMQREVRKAIKERAMYKIKLFGDDGRADE, from the coding sequence ATGTTATCAGATATCAGATATTGGGAAAGAAAAGCAACAGAAGGACATTACGCTATTCCTCACTTTAATGTTTGGAATGCTGAAATGCTAATGGGTGTTATTGACGCAGCAGAAGAACTAAGAGCTCCAATCATTATTTCATTCGGTACAGGTTTCACAGGCAATACTTCATTTGAAGATTTCTGTTATATGATGGATTCAATGGCTAAGAAAGCTACTGTTCCTGTTATTGAACATTGGGATCACGGTCGTAATATGACAATCCTACAGAATGCTGTTAACCACTGTATGAATTCAGTAATGCGTGACGCATCTGCTCTTCCATATGAAGAAAATGTTGCAGAAATCAAGAGATGTGTTGATTATTTCCACGCATACAACATTCCTGTTGAAGCTGAACTTGGTCATGTTGGTAACGAAACAGTTTATGAAGAAGCTCTTTCAGAATACCAGTACACAGACCCAACAAAGGCTAAGGAATTTGTTGAAAGAACTGGTTGTGACTCACTAGCTGTTGCTATTGGTAATGTTCACGGTGTATATTCATCAGAACCAAAGCTAGCTTTCGATGTACTTGAAGCAGTTGCTAAGGAAGTTGATGTTCCACTAGTTCTACACGGTGCATCTGGTATCGGTGATGAAGATATTAAGAAGGCTATCTCCCTAGGTATTGCTAAGATCAACATTCATACAGAACTTTGTCAGGCAGCTATGGAAGCAGTTAATGCTCACAAGGATGAACCATTCCTAGCTATGCAGAGAGAAGTAAGAAAAGCTATCAAAGAAAGAGCTATGTACAAGATTAAGTTGTTCGGTGACGACGGAAGAGCTGATGAATAA
- the ydjG gene encoding NADH-dependent methylglyoxal reductase: MKTMKLGKTGMEVSRMGLGTWSIGGGSAWGGDHDLQTVVDTIVEAPKLGVNLIDTAPGYNFGNSEKILGMALQKMNREDVKIITKCGVTWDQEMKGDLFNKVNGIQLYKNLNSDSIKREIEESLKRMGTDYVDVYMTHWQSIEGSEYYVPIQKTMEVLNDLKAQGKIKAIGAANVDIKQIQEYLKHGELDIVQAKYSILDRGIEDEIIPCCRENGVTIQAYSPLEMGLLSGTMPRDYKPVGAQIPKKWFQPDNMQKAMDVMDQWKPLCEKYNCTIANLALAWILAQGEFINLLSGSTTVDQIKKNVKSTELELEPADVAMMRDMVEEIDK; the protein is encoded by the coding sequence ATGAAGACTATGAAACTTGGTAAAACAGGTATGGAAGTTTCAAGAATGGGTCTTGGTACATGGTCCATTGGTGGTGGCTCAGCTTGGGGTGGCGACCACGATTTACAGACAGTTGTTGATACAATTGTTGAAGCACCAAAGCTAGGTGTTAACCTAATTGATACAGCTCCTGGTTACAACTTTGGTAACAGTGAAAAAATTCTTGGTATGGCTCTTCAGAAAATGAACAGAGAAGATGTTAAGATCATCACTAAGTGTGGTGTTACTTGGGATCAAGAAATGAAGGGTGACCTTTTCAATAAGGTTAACGGTATTCAACTATATAAAAACCTAAACAGTGACTCAATCAAGAGAGAAATTGAAGAATCTCTAAAGAGAATGGGTACTGATTATGTTGATGTATATATGACTCACTGGCAGTCAATCGAAGGTAGTGAATATTATGTTCCTATCCAGAAGACAATGGAAGTACTAAACGACCTTAAAGCTCAGGGTAAAATTAAGGCTATTGGTGCTGCTAATGTTGATATTAAGCAAATTCAGGAATATCTAAAGCATGGCGAACTAGACATTGTTCAGGCTAAGTATTCAATTCTAGACCGTGGCATTGAAGATGAAATCATCCCTTGCTGTCGTGAAAATGGTGTTACAATTCAGGCTTACTCACCACTAGAAATGGGTCTACTTTCAGGTACAATGCCAAGAGATTACAAGCCGGTTGGTGCTCAGATTCCTAAGAAGTGGTTCCAGCCAGACAATATGCAGAAGGCTATGGATGTTATGGATCAGTGGAAGCCACTATGCGAAAAGTACAACTGTACAATTGCAAACCTAGCACTTGCTTGGATTCTTGCTCAGGGCGAATTCATTAACCTACTAAGTGGTTCAACAACAGTTGACCAGATTAAGAAAAATGTTAAATCAACTGAACTAGAACTGGAACCAGCAGATGTAGCTATGATGCGTGATATGGTTGAAGAAATTGATAAATAA
- a CDS encoding DeoR/GlpR family DNA-binding transcription regulator, with protein sequence MEKRIDKIRHKVETEGEVFVTELSELYDVTEETIRRDLEKLKNEGVVTRTFGGAVLNTVNHKDHIHFFKRKSINIEEKRKIASMAVRAMPKMRTLMADNSTTVMEAMKLLKNKNNITTITFSAQIFQELDGSEMRVISTGGRYDEDTLSFQGNLAIDSISKYNVDVAFLSCKGLSFEGGLMDSTEGEAFLKSEMAKRANTVVLLADHTKFDQTAFVNFLSIDKLDYLITDEKPDDKWVDYCNENDIKLIY encoded by the coding sequence ATGGAAAAGAGAATTGATAAAATTAGACATAAAGTTGAAACAGAAGGCGAGGTATTTGTTACAGAGTTAAGCGAACTATATGATGTAACGGAAGAAACAATTCGCCGAGATCTTGAAAAGTTAAAAAATGAAGGTGTGGTTACAAGAACCTTTGGTGGTGCAGTTCTTAACACAGTTAACCACAAGGACCACATTCACTTTTTCAAGAGAAAATCTATTAATATAGAAGAAAAAAGAAAGATTGCTTCAATGGCTGTAAGGGCTATGCCTAAAATGCGTACACTAATGGCTGATAACAGTACAACAGTTATGGAAGCTATGAAGCTTTTGAAGAATAAGAATAATATTACTACAATTACTTTTTCAGCACAGATATTCCAAGAACTTGATGGTTCTGAAATGAGAGTTATTTCTACCGGTGGTAGATATGACGAAGATACTCTTTCATTCCAGGGTAACTTGGCTATTGACAGTATCTCAAAATATAATGTTGATGTTGCCTTTTTGAGTTGTAAGGGACTTAGCTTTGAGGGTGGTTTAATGGACTCTACAGAGGGTGAAGCTTTCCTAAAATCTGAAATGGCAAAAAGAGCTAACACAGTGGTGTTACTTGCAGATCATACAAAATTTGACCAAACAGCTTTCGTGAACTTTTTAAGTATTGATAAGCTTGATTATCTGATTACGGATGAAAAACCTGATGATAAATGGGTTGATTATTGTAATGAAAATGATATAAAGTTGATTTACTAA
- a CDS encoding sodium-dependent transporter, translating to MDKKRGSFSGGLGFVFAAAGSAVGLGNLWRFPYLAAQYGGGIFLLVYLILAVTFGFALLTAEIAIGRKTKLSPVLAYKKLNKKFSFLGYIATLVPIIIIPYYCVIGGWVTKYVTVYAQGLVAPAAKDGYFSDFIGHPVAPLVFFLIFMLISIVVIMLGVKKGIEKLSKFLMPLLVVLTIGIAIYALTLPNAMVGVKYYLIPDFSKFSILTVAGAMSQLFYSMSIAMGIMVTYGSYTRDDVNLTKSVNRIEFFDTLVALLAGLMIIPAVYIFSGEEGLSSQGAGLMFMTLPKVFQQMPGGDIIALLFFVLVFFAAITSSISVMEAIVSSLMDKFHLKRIPCCLIVIGICLLLGIPSSLGNGLWANIKILGMDFLTFFDYISNSILMPIVAFCTCILVGWVIKPKALTDEITKNGEKFGRKKLFNVMIKYIAPICLLFIFVTGILSQLGIITI from the coding sequence ATGGACAAAAAAAGAGGAAGTTTTTCCGGTGGTCTAGGATTTGTCTTTGCGGCAGCCGGTAGTGCAGTTGGTTTAGGTAACCTATGGCGTTTCCCATACCTTGCTGCTCAATACGGTGGTGGTATCTTTCTACTGGTTTATTTAATCTTAGCAGTAACATTTGGTTTTGCTCTATTAACTGCTGAAATTGCTATTGGTAGAAAGACAAAGCTAAGTCCTGTACTTGCCTACAAAAAACTAAACAAAAAGTTTTCTTTCTTAGGGTACATTGCAACCCTTGTACCAATCATCATTATTCCTTACTATTGTGTTATTGGTGGTTGGGTTACAAAATATGTAACAGTTTATGCTCAGGGTCTTGTTGCTCCGGCAGCAAAAGATGGTTACTTTAGTGACTTTATCGGTCACCCTGTAGCTCCACTAGTATTCTTCTTAATCTTTATGCTAATCAGCATTGTTGTTATTATGCTTGGTGTAAAGAAAGGTATTGAAAAGTTAAGTAAATTCTTGATGCCACTACTTGTTGTACTTACTATTGGTATTGCAATTTACGCACTGACACTTCCAAATGCAATGGTGGGTGTTAAGTACTACTTAATCCCTGACTTTAGCAAATTCTCTATTTTGACGGTAGCCGGTGCTATGAGTCAGCTATTCTACTCAATGAGTATTGCAATGGGTATTATGGTTACTTACGGTTCATATACAAGAGATGATGTTAACCTAACTAAGTCAGTAAACCGTATTGAATTTTTCGATACACTTGTTGCTTTATTAGCAGGTTTAATGATTATTCCTGCAGTTTACATCTTTAGTGGTGAAGAAGGTCTTTCTTCTCAGGGTGCAGGTCTAATGTTTATGACATTGCCTAAGGTATTCCAGCAAATGCCCGGTGGTGACATTATAGCTTTACTATTCTTTGTACTTGTATTCTTCGCAGCAATTACAAGTTCCATCTCTGTTATGGAAGCTATTGTTTCTTCACTAATGGACAAGTTCCATCTAAAGAGAATTCCTTGTTGCTTAATCGTTATCGGTATTTGCCTACTACTTGGTATTCCATCATCACTTGGTAACGGTTTATGGGCTAATATTAAGATTCTTGGAATGGACTTCTTAACATTCTTCGACTACATTAGTAACAGTATTCTAATGCCTATCGTTGCATTCTGTACTTGTATTCTTGTTGGTTGGGTTATTAAGCCAAAGGCTCTTACAGATGAAATCACTAAGAATGGTGAAAAGTTCGGCAGAAAGAAACTTTTCAATGTTATGATTAAGTACATTGCTCCAATCTGCTTACTATTTATCTTTGTTACAGGTATTCTAAGTCAGCTTGGAATTATCACAATCTAA
- a CDS encoding PqqD family protein codes for MKIKNGFILRKFADKIVAVATDEMADYDNTFIKMNSTGEFVWNVMQNDVTYDFIIKSLLDKYDIDEETAKNDLDEFLATIKKAGLLDE; via the coding sequence ATGAAAATTAAGAACGGTTTTATTTTAAGAAAATTTGCAGACAAAATTGTTGCAGTTGCCACAGATGAAATGGCTGATTACGACAATACATTTATAAAAATGAACTCTACCGGTGAATTTGTGTGGAATGTTATGCAAAATGATGTTACCTATGATTTCATCATTAAAAGCCTACTTGATAAGTACGATATTGACGAAGAAACTGCAAAAAATGACCTTGATGAATTTTTAGCAACTATAAAAAAGGCTGGACTGCTTGATGAATAA
- a CDS encoding S24/S26 family peptidase: protein MNKPEDIIAKYGFYSAPVHGTSMYPLLIDHKDSVYITFPTKLKKYDVVLFRRNTNQLVLHRILKIKGSKVTMCGDNEFQKEVIDKSQIIGKMSEFSHNNKITKVTSLKFNLYSRFFCLSFPTKKFLFSIIRIHNRFKRKFNPK from the coding sequence ATGAATAAACCTGAAGATATTATTGCAAAATATGGGTTTTATTCAGCACCGGTACATGGCACAAGTATGTACCCACTACTAATTGACCACAAAGACTCAGTATATATTACCTTTCCAACTAAGCTAAAGAAATATGATGTTGTTCTCTTTAGGAGAAACACAAACCAGCTTGTACTTCACAGAATTCTCAAAATTAAAGGCAGTAAAGTTACTATGTGTGGTGACAATGAATTTCAAAAAGAGGTTATTGACAAAAGCCAAATTATCGGCAAAATGAGTGAATTCTCTCACAATAACAAAATCACAAAAGTAACTTCCCTAAAGTTTAACCTGTATAGCAGATTTTTCTGCTTATCATTTCCCACAAAAAAATTCCTATTCTCTATAATAAGAATACACAACCGGTTTAAAAGAAAATTTAACCCAAAATAA
- a CDS encoding response regulator: MNILALDDEELMLWALTDSLEKVFDENDIIKGFEESEDAIGFVKSLGNKPLDYAFLDIRLRGGNGIDVAKEIKKLKPKTKILFCTAYSDRAIDAFGVNAVGYLLKPITPEKIRNSLEQLSLMFSNIGDIPTEKKVEIKTFGNFDVFVDKKPIHWKRLKAKELLAQLVDKKGASVTNVEIAITLWEDDNKVKSVPTIISSLRHTLKDYGVEDILIRSRNHTAIDTTKVLCDVYEFYEGKAAALNLYQGEYMANYSWAEFTNAYLQSQV; the protein is encoded by the coding sequence ATGAATATATTGGCATTAGATGATGAAGAATTAATGCTATGGGCATTGACAGACAGCTTAGAAAAAGTTTTTGATGAAAACGACATTATAAAAGGTTTTGAAGAATCGGAAGATGCTATAGGATTTGTAAAGTCTCTAGGAAACAAACCCCTTGACTATGCATTTCTTGACATTAGGTTAAGGGGTGGCAACGGCATTGATGTGGCAAAAGAAATTAAAAAATTAAAACCTAAAACAAAGATACTTTTCTGTACTGCTTATTCAGACAGAGCTATTGATGCTTTCGGTGTAAATGCAGTTGGGTATCTGTTAAAACCTATTACACCGGAAAAAATCAGAAATTCCCTGGAACAACTTAGCCTTATGTTTTCTAATATTGGGGATATTCCTACTGAGAAAAAGGTGGAAATCAAAACCTTTGGCAACTTTGATGTTTTTGTTGATAAAAAGCCTATTCATTGGAAAAGGTTAAAGGCTAAGGAGCTTCTTGCACAATTAGTTGATAAGAAAGGTGCTTCCGTTACTAATGTTGAGATTGCAATAACTTTGTGGGAAGATGACAATAAAGTAAAAAGTGTACCAACAATTATTTCTTCACTTAGACATACACTTAAAGACTATGGTGTTGAAGATATATTAATAAGAAGCAGAAATCATACTGCTATTGATACAACCAAGGTACTTTGTGATGTGTATGAATTCTATGAGGGCAAGGCTGCTGCACTTAACCTTTATCAAGGTGAATATATGGCTAATTATAGTTGGGCAGAATTTACAAATGCTTATTTACAATCACAAGTTTAA
- a CDS encoding MATE family efflux transporter: MFSNKFICRLIVPLIFEQLLAVSVGMVDTFMVSIVGQVAVSGVALVDNINRLIIQIMAAFATGGVVIASQYFGCDDRVRARHTCAQLETIMMIFSVAAALIFCVFTSPILSLIFGSIEKDVMDCATTYLFITALSYPFLGMYNAGAAIFRSVGNSKISMNISLLMNAINIVLNAVFVFGAGIGVAGVALATLISRVVAGVVMTIFALSKKNPMAVHNLKKYIPKKAFVVRILKIGIPSGIENGMFQIGKIVVVSMVATLGTDAIAANSIAFQVIDFPNIPGTAIGLSMVTIIGQCLGAGSAEDAKVYTKKLMKLTYLSDWVCKLLLLVTAPYIVSLFSLSPSATETAVFVLRCFSIASLPVWPLSFALPNSLRAAGDVNYSLGVSMISMWVFRIICSYVMVMVLGWGVLGVWLGMFIDWYARGVAYLARYLSGKWKKHRVI; this comes from the coding sequence ATGTTTAGTAACAAGTTCATTTGCAGATTGATAGTCCCACTAATTTTTGAACAACTTTTGGCAGTTAGTGTTGGTATGGTTGATACATTTATGGTATCAATAGTTGGTCAGGTAGCAGTATCCGGCGTAGCTTTGGTTGATAATATAAATAGATTAATCATTCAGATAATGGCTGCTTTTGCTACCGGTGGTGTTGTTATTGCCAGTCAGTATTTTGGTTGTGATGATAGAGTTAGAGCAAGACACACCTGTGCTCAGCTTGAAACTATTATGATGATTTTCTCAGTTGCAGCTGCACTTATTTTCTGTGTGTTTACAAGTCCGATTTTGTCATTGATTTTTGGTTCTATCGAAAAAGATGTTATGGACTGTGCTACAACATATCTTTTCATCACTGCTCTTTCATATCCATTCCTTGGTATGTATAATGCCGGTGCTGCTATTTTCAGAAGTGTGGGTAACAGCAAAATCAGTATGAACATCAGCTTACTGATGAATGCAATTAACATTGTGCTAAATGCAGTATTTGTTTTTGGTGCCGGTATTGGTGTTGCCGGTGTTGCACTTGCTACTTTGATTAGCAGAGTTGTTGCCGGTGTTGTAATGACAATTTTTGCACTATCTAAGAAAAACCCTATGGCAGTACATAATCTTAAGAAATATATTCCTAAGAAAGCATTTGTTGTTAGAATTCTTAAAATCGGTATTCCTAGTGGTATCGAAAACGGTATGTTCCAAATCGGTAAAATTGTTGTTGTAAGTATGGTTGCTACCCTTGGTACAGATGCAATCGCTGCCAATTCAATTGCCTTTCAGGTTATTGACTTCCCTAACATTCCGGGTACAGCAATAGGCCTCTCAATGGTAACTATCATTGGTCAATGCTTAGGTGCAGGTAGTGCTGAGGATGCTAAGGTTTACACCAAAAAGTTAATGAAACTAACTTACCTTAGTGACTGGGTATGTAAGTTGTTGTTACTTGTAACTGCTCCGTATATAGTAAGTCTATTCTCACTTTCACCATCAGCAACAGAAACTGCAGTATTCGTTTTGAGATGCTTCAGTATTGCTTCATTACCTGTATGGCCACTAAGCTTTGCACTTCCAAACTCATTACGAGCAGCCGGTGATGTAAACTACTCACTTGGTGTTAGTATGATTTCAATGTGGGTATTCAGAATTATTTGTAGCTATGTAATGGTTATGGTACTTGGTTGGGGTGTCCTAGGTGTATGGCTAGGAATGTTCATTGACTGGTACGCAAGAGGTGTTGCTTACTTAGCAAGATACTTGTCAGGTAAGTGGAAAAAGCACAGAGTAATCTAA
- a CDS encoding NAD(P)-dependent alcohol dehydrogenase, whose amino-acid sequence MKNSEAILVTPKKFEIQECPVPEPKDNEILMKVEYVGMCGSDIHGFEFGPFIPPKDPNTKIGLGHEVAGEVVKIGSKVTKFKVGDKVLIEPGVPDNTCEYCREGRYNICPGVDFMATQPNYKGALTQYMTQPEEWTYHIPEGMSTLEGALVEPAAVGMHAAILGGAMLGKSIVILGGGTIGLMVLQACKSLGATDITVVDVLNKRLELAKKLGASRVINGKEEDTVALLRSEELYGDHGVDLVFEAAGSVFTAQQAVQIVARGGKIMMVGTQSKPVPIDFLKINREVTIQTSFRYCNNFPQTIEAIASGKFNVKDMVTHIYDYKDVQQAFEDAIDPVKKADMVKGVVKVAE is encoded by the coding sequence ATTTTGGTAACTCCTAAGAAGTTTGAAATCCAGGAATGTCCTGTTCCGGAGCCAAAAGATAATGAAATATTAATGAAAGTTGAATATGTCGGAATGTGTGGTTCTGACATCCATGGTTTTGAGTTTGGTCCATTTATCCCACCTAAAGATCCTAACACAAAGATTGGTCTAGGTCATGAGGTTGCCGGTGAAGTTGTAAAGATCGGCTCAAAGGTTACAAAGTTTAAAGTTGGTGACAAGGTTCTTATTGAACCGGGTGTTCCTGACAACACATGTGAATACTGCCGTGAAGGTAGATATAACATTTGCCCGGGTGTAGATTTTATGGCAACACAGCCTAACTACAAGGGTGCATTAACACAGTATATGACTCAGCCAGAAGAATGGACATATCATATTCCTGAAGGTATGTCAACACTAGAAGGTGCTTTAGTAGAACCTGCAGCAGTTGGTATGCATGCAGCAATTCTTGGTGGTGCAATGCTTGGTAAGAGTATTGTTATTCTTGGTGGTGGTACAATCGGTTTGATGGTACTACAGGCATGTAAGAGTCTAGGTGCAACAGATATTACAGTTGTTGATGTTCTTAATAAGCGTCTTGAACTTGCTAAGAAGTTAGGTGCTTCAAGAGTTATCAACGGTAAAGAAGAAGATACTGTTGCTCTATTAAGATCAGAAGAATTATATGGTGACCATGGTGTTGACCTAGTATTTGAAGCAGCCGGTTCTGTATTTACAGCTCAACAGGCAGTTCAGATTGTTGCTCGTGGTGGTAAGATTATGATGGTTGGTACTCAGTCAAAGCCAGTACCAATTGACTTCCTAAAGATTAACAGAGAAGTTACAATTCAGACTTCTTTCCGTTATTGCAACAACTTCCCACAGACAATCGAAGCTATTGCAAGTGGTAAGTTCAATGTTAAGGATATGGTTACTCATATTTACGATTATAAAGATGTACAACAGGCATTTGAAGATGCTATTGACCCTGTTAAGAAGGCAGATATGGTTAAGGGCGTAGTTAAAGTAGCTGAGTAA
- a CDS encoding dicarboxylate/amino acid:cation symporter: MKAQKQKMSIIKKMLIAVVAGFAVGILCLFIKGQINADVWDVVDAIFFQDITATKSIEGIGIFYIIGQLFMHGLQMMIVPLVLCSLSLALCSLADPKKLGKIAGKTFICYICFYVVAAALAGAAAYFVKSMGWFDVNLPAKEAQELVTMDGYNPLVTVVNAVPSNIVSSLSSNSTILSVVVVAIVLGLCMTALGEKAQPLKRVIEVLNDIVQMALNFIINKVAPIAIFCMIARAFAVYGTEYISPTLVWIATTIIVSLLLVVTIYPIGVFITTGLNPITFLKKTAKIGMFAAATNSSAATLPLNTKTCTEELGCSKEISSFVLPTGMTINMNGTTAMHMIAITFIGTAAGINITPATLALTAFLSICTAIGTPAVPVAGTTMVYVVMMGLGFNTELCLIGYSLVLAMNYLPGMAVITLNVVGDAATNVIVNAKEKRLNKEVYDKK, translated from the coding sequence ATGAAAGCTCAGAAGCAAAAGATGTCTATCATTAAGAAGATGTTGATTGCTGTTGTTGCCGGTTTTGCAGTTGGTATTCTTTGTCTATTTATTAAAGGACAAATTAACGCTGATGTGTGGGATGTTGTAGATGCAATATTCTTCCAAGATATTACAGCAACAAAAAGTATTGAAGGTATTGGTATTTTCTATATTATAGGACAGTTGTTTATGCACGGTTTGCAGATGATGATTGTTCCTCTGGTTTTATGTTCACTTAGCTTGGCACTATGTAGCTTAGCTGATCCAAAGAAACTTGGTAAAATCGCAGGTAAAACATTTATCTGCTACATATGTTTCTATGTTGTAGCAGCAGCTCTTGCAGGTGCAGCAGCTTACTTTGTTAAGTCAATGGGTTGGTTCGATGTTAACCTACCGGCTAAGGAAGCTCAGGAACTTGTAACAATGGATGGTTATAACCCACTTGTTACAGTTGTTAATGCAGTTCCTTCTAACATTGTTAGTTCACTTTCAAGCAATAGTACAATTCTTTCAGTAGTTGTTGTTGCTATTGTGCTTGGTCTATGTATGACAGCACTTGGCGAAAAGGCTCAGCCACTTAAGAGAGTTATTGAAGTTCTAAATGACATTGTACAGATGGCACTTAACTTCATTATTAACAAGGTTGCTCCAATTGCTATTTTCTGTATGATCGCTAGAGCATTTGCAGTTTACGGTACAGAATATATCTCACCAACACTTGTTTGGATTGCAACAACTATCATTGTTAGCTTACTACTTGTTGTTACAATTTATCCTATCGGTGTATTTATCACAACAGGCCTAAACCCAATTACATTCCTAAAGAAAACTGCTAAGATTGGTATGTTTGCAGCAGCAACAAACTCATCAGCAGCTACACTTCCACTTAACACAAAGACATGTACAGAAGAACTTGGTTGTTCAAAAGAAATCAGCAGTTTTGTTCTACCAACAGGTATGACAATCAATATGAATGGTACAACTGCTATGCATATGATTGCTATTACATTTATCGGTACTGCAGCAGGTATTAATATTACTCCTGCTACTTTAGCACTAACTGCATTCCTATCAATTTGTACTGCTATCGGTACACCGGCTGTTCCTGTTGCAGGTACAACAATGGTTTATGTTGTTATGATGGGCTTAGGTTTCAACACAGAACTTTGCTTGATTGGTTATTCTCTGGTTTTGGCAATGAACTACCTACCTGGTATGGCTGTTATTACACTAAATGTTGTTGGTGACGCAGCTACAAATGTTATTGTTAATGCTAAAGAAAAACGCTTAAATAAAGAAGTATATGACAAAAAATAG
- a CDS encoding dockerin type I repeat-containing protein: MKKIISLVILLSMAITSIGVVSAYSGNNDAKVTSNYRIGDVNKDGKINVKDAVYIQHKIVNNEDFSAEELTLADVNKDGKVTVADATMIQKYSVKMISSFPSKGQDETTTKPSTIILPTTTTKPTLTTDPDGYFDIVVKP, from the coding sequence ATGAAAAAAATAATTAGTTTAGTTATTTTGCTGTCAATGGCTATTACTTCAATCGGCGTTGTATCGGCATATTCCGGTAATAATGATGCTAAAGTTACAAGCAACTACCGAATTGGTGATGTAAACAAAGATGGCAAAATCAATGTAAAAGATGCAGTTTACATTCAACACAAAATTGTAAACAATGAAGATTTCTCAGCTGAAGAACTTACTTTAGCTGATGTAAATAAAGATGGTAAAGTAACAGTTGCTGATGCAACAATGATACAGAAGTATTCAGTTAAGATGATTTCATCTTTCCCAAGTAAAGGACAAGATGAAACTACAACAAAACCATCAACAATAATACTACCTACTACTACAACGAAACCAACTTTAACTACTGATCCTGATGGATATTTTGATATAGTTGTAAAACCATAA
- a CDS encoding carbohydrate kinase family protein, which produces MSEKKLDVICLGAAVVDIPLRPVSRDMFDIESYPVDKIAMTVGGDAMNEATIISRLGFKTGIIACIGDDAAGQFILRSCKKDNIDVEGIKIDPNIDTSMNIGLVTEDGERTFVTNRNGSLWKENIEHVDFEKMKQAKILSLASIFNCPLLDGKALVEIFKVAKAEGMTITADMIKPRLGETLDDIKEALSYVDYFFPNFDEACLMTGETDEAKVADVLYNCGVKNVVMKIGKRGCYIRNADGAMIVPACKGVTAIDTIGAGDNFASGFISAILQGKNIRECGVYANCTAAISVQHTGATSGVQNKEMVEEMLAKYHRDYIL; this is translated from the coding sequence ATGAGTGAAAAGAAGTTAGATGTAATATGTCTTGGTGCAGCAGTAGTTGATATTCCTCTAAGACCTGTATCAAGAGATATGTTTGATATTGAATCCTACCCTGTTGATAAAATTGCAATGACTGTTGGTGGGGATGCAATGAACGAAGCTACTATTATTAGCAGACTTGGCTTTAAGACAGGTATCATCGCTTGTATTGGCGATGATGCTGCCGGTCAGTTCATTCTTCGTTCTTGTAAAAAAGACAACATTGATGTTGAAGGTATCAAGATTGACCCTAACATTGATACATCAATGAACATTGGACTTGTTACTGAAGATGGCGAAAGAACTTTCGTTACTAACAGAAACGGTAGTCTATGGAAAGAAAATATTGAGCATGTTGATTTTGAAAAAATGAAACAAGCCAAGATTCTTTCTCTTGCAAGTATTTTTAACTGTCCTTTACTAGATGGTAAAGCACTTGTTGAAATCTTCAAGGTTGCTAAAGCAGAGGGTATGACTATCACTGCTGATATGATTAAGCCAAGACTGGGCGAAACCCTTGATGATATTAAAGAAGCACTTAGTTATGTAGATTATTTCTTCCCTAACTTTGATGAAGCTTGTCTGATGACAGGTGAAACAGATGAAGCTAAGGTTGCAGATGTTCTTTATAACTGTGGTGTTAAGAATGTTGTTATGAAGATAGGCAAGAGAGGTTGTTATATTCGTAACGCTGACGGTGCTATGATTGTTCCGGCTTGTAAAGGCGTTACAGCTATTGATACAATCGGTGCAGGTGACAACTTTGCATCAGGCTTTATTTCAGCAATTCTTCAAGGTAAAAACATTCGTGAATGTGGCGTATATGCTAACTGTACTGCTGCTATTTCAGTTCAACACACAGGGGCAACATCCGGTGTTCAAAACAAGGAAATGGTTGAAGAAATGTTAGCAAAGTACCACAGAGATTATATTCTTTAA